A stretch of the Meles meles chromosome 19, mMelMel3.1 paternal haplotype, whole genome shotgun sequence genome encodes the following:
- the SETD6 gene encoding N-lysine methyltransferase SETD6 isoform X1: protein MATEAKRRRVAGPVGGRDADADADPVAGFLSWCGQVGLELSPKVAVSRQGTVAGYGMVARESVQPGELLFAVPRAALLSQHTCSIGGLLERERDALQSQSGWVPLLLALLHELQAPASPWSPYFALWPELGRLEHPMFWPEEERRRLLQGTGVPEAVEKDLANIRSEYYSIVLPFMETHPDLFSPRVRSLELYRQLVALVMAYSFQEPLEEEEDEKEPNSPLMVPAADILNHLANHNANLEYSPNCLRMVATQPIPKGHEIFNTYGQMANWQLIHMYGFVEPYPDNTDDTADIQMVTVREAALQGTKAEAERLLLYERWDFLCKLEMVGEEGAFVIGREEILTEEELTTTLKVLCMSAEEFREFKNQDGWGDNKEEDSLTITNIPKLKASWRQLLRDSVFLTLQNYATDLKSEQDLLGNKEVYTKLSWREQQALQVRYGQKMILHQLLELTS, encoded by the exons ATGGCGACTGAGGCGAAGCGCCGGCGG GTGGCGGGGCCTGTAGGCGGCCGCGACGCGGACGCGGATGCGGACCCGGTGGCCGGTTTCCTGAGCTGGTGCGGGCAGGTGGGGCTGGAGCTGAGTCCCAAG GTGGCGGTGAGCCGGCAGGGAACGGTGGCTGGTTACGGCATGGTGGCCCGGGAGAGCGTGCAGCCCGGGGAGCTGCTGTTCGCCGTGCCGCGGGCCGCCCTCCTTTCGCAGCACACCTGCTCCATTGGCGGCCTGCTGGAGCGAG AGCGAGACGCGCTGCAGAGCCAGTCGGGCTGGGTGCCGCTGCTGCTGGCGCTGCTGCATGAGCTGCAGGCCCCGGCCTCGCCCTGGAGCCCCTACTTTGCGCTCTGGCCGGAGCTGGGCCGCTTGGAGCACCCCATGTTCTG GCCTGAGGAGGAGCGCAGGCGACTGCTGCAGGGCACAGGTGTACCGGAGGCCGTGGAGAAGGACTTGGCCAACATACGCAGCGAGTACTATTCCATCGTGTTGCCCTTCATGGAAACCCACCCGGATCTTTTCAGCCCCAGGGTTCGATCCCTGGAACTCTACCGCCAGCTCGTGGCTCTTGTGATGGCCTACAG CTTTCAGGAACcactggaggaagaggaggatgaaaAGGAGCCAAACTCCCCTTTGATGGTGCCTGCTGCAGATATACTAAACCACTTAGCCAATCATAATGCCAATCTAGAATACTCTCCA AATTGTCTTCGGATGGTGGCCACTCAGCCCATTCCTAAAGGCCATGAAATTTTCAACACTTACGGGCAAATGGCTAATTGGCAACTGATTCATATGTATGGTTTTGTTGAACCATATCCTGACAATACGGATGACACAGCTGACATTCAGATGGTGACAGTTCGTGAAGCAGCATTACAGG GAACAAAAGCTGAAGCTGAAAGGCTCCTCCTGTATGAACGCTGGGATTTCTTATGTAAACTGGAGATGGTTGGGGAAGAGGGAGCCTTTGTGATTGGGCGTGAGGAGATACTCACTGAAGAGGAACTGACCACCACACTCAAG GTACTGTGCATGTCTGCTGAGGAGTTCAGAGAGTTTAAAAACCAGGATGGATGGGGAGATAATAAGGAAGAGGACAGCTTGACAATCACAAATATCCCGAAACTCAAAGCATCATGGAGACAGCTTCTTCGGGACAGTGTTTTTTTGACCCTGCAAAACTATGCCACAGACTTAAAATCTGAACAAGATTTACTAGGTAACAAGGAGGTATACACCAAATTGAGCTGGAGGGAACAGCAGGCCTTGCAGGTTCGCTATGGTCAGAAGATGATCTTACACCAGTTGTTGGAACTGACAAGTTAG
- the SETD6 gene encoding N-lysine methyltransferase SETD6 isoform X2: MATEAKRRRVAGPVGGRDADADADPVAGFLSWCGQVAVSRQGTVAGYGMVARESVQPGELLFAVPRAALLSQHTCSIGGLLERERDALQSQSGWVPLLLALLHELQAPASPWSPYFALWPELGRLEHPMFWPEEERRRLLQGTGVPEAVEKDLANIRSEYYSIVLPFMETHPDLFSPRVRSLELYRQLVALVMAYSFQEPLEEEEDEKEPNSPLMVPAADILNHLANHNANLEYSPNCLRMVATQPIPKGHEIFNTYGQMANWQLIHMYGFVEPYPDNTDDTADIQMVTVREAALQGTKAEAERLLLYERWDFLCKLEMVGEEGAFVIGREEILTEEELTTTLKVLCMSAEEFREFKNQDGWGDNKEEDSLTITNIPKLKASWRQLLRDSVFLTLQNYATDLKSEQDLLGNKEVYTKLSWREQQALQVRYGQKMILHQLLELTS, from the exons ATGGCGACTGAGGCGAAGCGCCGGCGG GTGGCGGGGCCTGTAGGCGGCCGCGACGCGGACGCGGATGCGGACCCGGTGGCCGGTTTCCTGAGCTGGTGCGGGCAG GTGGCGGTGAGCCGGCAGGGAACGGTGGCTGGTTACGGCATGGTGGCCCGGGAGAGCGTGCAGCCCGGGGAGCTGCTGTTCGCCGTGCCGCGGGCCGCCCTCCTTTCGCAGCACACCTGCTCCATTGGCGGCCTGCTGGAGCGAG AGCGAGACGCGCTGCAGAGCCAGTCGGGCTGGGTGCCGCTGCTGCTGGCGCTGCTGCATGAGCTGCAGGCCCCGGCCTCGCCCTGGAGCCCCTACTTTGCGCTCTGGCCGGAGCTGGGCCGCTTGGAGCACCCCATGTTCTG GCCTGAGGAGGAGCGCAGGCGACTGCTGCAGGGCACAGGTGTACCGGAGGCCGTGGAGAAGGACTTGGCCAACATACGCAGCGAGTACTATTCCATCGTGTTGCCCTTCATGGAAACCCACCCGGATCTTTTCAGCCCCAGGGTTCGATCCCTGGAACTCTACCGCCAGCTCGTGGCTCTTGTGATGGCCTACAG CTTTCAGGAACcactggaggaagaggaggatgaaaAGGAGCCAAACTCCCCTTTGATGGTGCCTGCTGCAGATATACTAAACCACTTAGCCAATCATAATGCCAATCTAGAATACTCTCCA AATTGTCTTCGGATGGTGGCCACTCAGCCCATTCCTAAAGGCCATGAAATTTTCAACACTTACGGGCAAATGGCTAATTGGCAACTGATTCATATGTATGGTTTTGTTGAACCATATCCTGACAATACGGATGACACAGCTGACATTCAGATGGTGACAGTTCGTGAAGCAGCATTACAGG GAACAAAAGCTGAAGCTGAAAGGCTCCTCCTGTATGAACGCTGGGATTTCTTATGTAAACTGGAGATGGTTGGGGAAGAGGGAGCCTTTGTGATTGGGCGTGAGGAGATACTCACTGAAGAGGAACTGACCACCACACTCAAG GTACTGTGCATGTCTGCTGAGGAGTTCAGAGAGTTTAAAAACCAGGATGGATGGGGAGATAATAAGGAAGAGGACAGCTTGACAATCACAAATATCCCGAAACTCAAAGCATCATGGAGACAGCTTCTTCGGGACAGTGTTTTTTTGACCCTGCAAAACTATGCCACAGACTTAAAATCTGAACAAGATTTACTAGGTAACAAGGAGGTATACACCAAATTGAGCTGGAGGGAACAGCAGGCCTTGCAGGTTCGCTATGGTCAGAAGATGATCTTACACCAGTTGTTGGAACTGACAAGTTAG